The DNA sequence GGTTGTTAAAACACATTTTCGGAAGGTGGGTGAACATCTAGCTATATGGCCATGAATTCTAACAAAAGCTAACAAAATATAATATGTGAGACTGGAAGCACTCAGGTGTTTTTCTTGTATCCTCATCACAACTTTGGGTAGAATTATGATAGAATTATAGAGATGGAATTATGCAGAACCCACATTAAATTGACTCAATGATATAAACTCAGTTCAGGTACTAACCATTTCTTCTCCTGTCACACTTCTGTCTTTGAGCACAGattcaggggggaaaaaaatcagatgctGCAAAATTGGCATGTGTGCTGTGTTGGCCTCACCCACATCACATCGCTGTATCTCTTTCTGAAAATGCTGCAGTGCATCAAGAAAACTAAAAATTGCTTTCTTGGCTTTTCTGCTTCCAAAATAGTTTCTCATCTTAAGCAATCATGACAGTTTTGGTCCTCTTAAAACACAGTTGAATTTATTTTTGGAAGCAATTTTCACGAAAATTATAAAtagtattttaaattaaaaagcagGAATTCAACAGGATCTGTTGATGTAGTTTAACTGAAATATCAAAAAACCCACACATGATAATCTATTTGTTAGTCTGACATTTTGTAAATGCAACAATAAAAACTCTTCAGTTGTCATTCAGTTATTCTAATGATATAAAACTGTGAGAAGCAACTCAAACAGTGGTAAAAGAAAACAAGATCTTCAAGGtcataaaaatttaaatatttttgtttattgttttaaaacagaataatttataattaatctttgttttattttatagttAGAAAAAAGGCACTGTTTAATTGATGTCAATGTTGAGTACTAAAACAATTGAAACTCTTAAATGTGAAATAAAGCAGCATTCTCTTCTTTTCTCACAGtggtattaaaaaaagaaaacactgaagCACAGCATGGAACTGGGAGAAGTAACAGTCAAATAAAGGTAAATAAAGTGAAGTAATCTTCAGGGTAAAAATGGAGGAATAAACAAACAATTGCAATATCAGTCtgatctttttaaaaatatattcacaGTTTCTTGGGGGAAAAATTCAGAAGGGTTGTAAGCTTTGGATCAGTGGCTTTAAATGGGAAAGCTGGCAATCCCATTAGTGCTGAGTGCTCTGAAATGAAGGCAGAGAAGAAAAGCCTGTGCTGAATACTTCGCTGTATATGGGATCATTAAAAAGTAGAGATAAAAGAAGAGTCAATGAAGGGGGAAAGAAGCCATGGGAGATGAGGTTAATTCCAatttcaaatattaaaataccATTCACTAAAGTTAGAAAGAAAAGGCCTGTTGGAGTCCTATGGTACACAATACACTTCAGTGTGCCTTTTGTAAATGTAGCTTTTTAACTGGAAATTTCCTTCCTGCGCAATATATGAAGATGTGCAATTATAGATGTGCAATCAGTCATGAACATTGACACCAGTGCAAAACCttctgaaatgcatttttattcaGGTATATATTGTACAAGACATCATATCCCGCATTTCATATCAGACTTGTCTTATGGCTAAAATagtataaaattaattatttaaatctTCTGGTTATTTAAATCTTGCGGTAAAGGCCTCAGTTTCTGACAGTTTCTCACTTGTGTGGTTGGCAAATTTCTGTGACATGTTCCAGTATTGGACAATATGTCAACATAAAGCCCCTAGAGAGGCCCAATTTAAATTTCCAGCTGTGGTTACTTAGGGCCATTACTCAGTCAGTGAGTTCACTTCAGTCACTTGAGAAATAGTCCATGATCCTGTCAAATACTCATGGCTTGTCTACAGTTCAACTTTCTGACAGGGGCAGGCCTTGGTAGGGTACGACTGGTGGTGCTCGATGGGTTTGACCATCATCCATGCAAACTTGCAGGGCTGTTGCTTGCTGCAGTCTCTTTGCCAGTATATCGCGTTCCTGCGGTTCAGGtttgccccagcacaggcatcGTACCACCAGCCTCCCCCAGGAATGCCATTGAGCTCCAGCTTAGCACAGTTCATAAAGTAATTGTCATTGTCTCTGTCCTTGGTGGTGAACTTCTGGTTGTCATGGAGATAAGCTTCTGTGTCCAGGGTCAGAGCATCAGTGGCGTTGCCTTTGTAAAGGCCAACCCTGATGCGATACTGAGACTCCTCCCCCTCAATCAGGAATGGCTCATACTGTCCCCATTTGACTTCAGCATTTAGATTCACAAGTTTAACTCCAAGTATGTATTGCACTGAGCTGCCAGTTAACTGATGCATGTATTCATTTCCTAACCAGTGGTTCTCATCAACAGAGCCAAATCCATATTTGTAGTCCTGCCAAGTCCTGTCAAAGTCAACAGTGCTGTTGGCTGTAATGTGCTGGATTACTGTCCAGCCACCATCCTGCATGTTACAAAAGACAACAATTGGTTCTTCTTTTGGTTGGATGATGTAAAGGCCATCTCTGGAATTTCCTTTGGAGTGCTTTAAAATCTCAAAACAATCCCTAGGATAGtctgagtaaaaaaaaaaaaaaaaaaaaaaaaaagaaagaaaaaacaaacacacaaaaaaattaagGTAAATTTTGTTCAAATAGTAAATTTCAGAAATTGAACTCTGTCCTTTAGAGTGACTGAATTACTCTCTTTAGACTGGAAACTGACTGACTTCATTGCAGCTGATGGCCATTTTTTCAGCTAAAGGGGGAAGATTTCCGGGAGGAACATGCAggacatattcagaaattcATAAAATGGTTTGTTACTCTGTCATACAACAGAAGTatgattttgtatttttgaCAGAAATATGGTTGAAAAGCCAAAAACTGTGTACATTCCTTTTCTACCAGTGTTCTTCCAGACTGAGTACTCAGCAAGTCTGCAATTCCCTGTGCCATCTGTAGGACAATTCGTAGCTAGACCTGGTCTTTTCCTCAATGaacaaattaatttctcttgAACCAGTTTATACTTCGGGCATCTCTAACATCCTTGTGTTAAATTCTGAAATGCATGCCATGTTTTCACTGATAGAGAGATATTAAAGCATATTTCTTGTTAACATAAAGCTTATAAACATCTGAGGATTTTCATAGGAGGAGTTTTTTTCACTCAAACGCCAGGCTAAATTTTATAATGGATTTGCAGTCAGGACTACAGTTCTGTTCAGTGCTGAACACCAGCATCAGGAAGATGGGTGAAActgcttttccattttattGCTCATCCAGTAGACTCAGAGGGTAACAAAAATGGCATATAAGGCTTGGGTTGACCCTCTCTATTGGGCTAAAATATTTACTGctgttttttaaatgtaacATATTTATAAAGTAACTTCTTGCTCTAGTATAATATCAAGCATCTCTGAGACTGCAGTGCTCTGAATTTTACAATTGATTCTCAAGCTTCTTAAGAGCCAGaacaaaatttatttaaatatacatttacatatgtatgaacttatagAGAGAGAATTCCTTTTGTAGAGAGGGATGGCATTCATTGTTCTGTTACTCAGAAATTTGTTTATGAATTGCAATCACTCACTTCTCCATAGAGTTGAAAGGCATGTCCTTATGTCATTAGACtgtaaaatatttgtaatttgTATTTAATAAAATCTTGACAATTTTATTATCTCTGTGagaaaaattcagtaaaaattacattttcctgGTAGACATAGCCTACCTGACTCCAAATATGATGCCATGATATTATAGAAGGATTATTTAAGTAATTTATATGGTGATGTCCAAGCCAGCAATGCACACAGTGAACCTCACAGTTCCCTTCTCAGTGATCATTATAGAACAACTTCTACAGATGGGTTCAGGGCTTTGTGGCAGGACATGTTCATGTTGCAAATTATTCTTCCAGGGCTAGCTTTGGTACATGTTGGTTGAAACTGTTGCAGCAAAGCAATAAAGTAATGCACAGAACACTTCCAAATCACTGGCTGCCTTGATGAGTACCTTTCTGATGGGCGTTTCCCAGTCTCTCATGGTCCCTCTGGGGGAGGAGGTGGGCATtagccaggcccagggcctctctggagcccagggacacagagcactgagagagcaggagcagcaccaatcctgctgagctcctcagtGGCATCTTCCTTCTGCGGcactcctcctgcagcagtgcagagctgaAACACAGATTGGAGCTGAACGTGCCAATGGTTATGGCTTCTAGTGCAAAAGTCCTGAAGGAGAAAGCTTTTGAAATACTGAGCTTCAATACAGAAAGCCTCTGTCAAAGCTGGCTGCTCCCATTTTTTAAGGATCTCTCCTTTCCCGATGTCTTGTTTCTGGCAAATCATTCATTTCTCTGACAGAGTGCTGTGCTGAATCACTTAGGACATCTCTCACCTTGTGCCACGCTAGGCAATGAAACATAATGCAATTTTGAGTGTGGCAAAAAGCCATCAAGAGTAATGTAATGACTAAAGAAAAAGCACAACTTTTAATTATCAGAGTTAAATTTTTCTTATTCCCTGAATCCAAACTATAGTGAAATAGAGACATCAATGGTGAAAGAGACAGAAGCAGTAACATTAGCTCTGCTGACTGTCTGTAGCTCAATCAGTACTCAGGCAGTAGGCTTTCCTAGTGCTGGAAAGGTTTCCATGCACTGGAGAACTCACTTAACCTGAACTATGCTATTTTGTGAATTTCTATCTACAGCTTGAAGTAATAGGTC is a window from the Zonotrichia albicollis isolate bZonAlb1 chromosome 6, bZonAlb1.hap1, whole genome shotgun sequence genome containing:
- the LOC102071573 gene encoding fibrinogen-like protein 1-like protein; protein product: MPLRSSAGLVLLLLSQCSVSLGSREALGLANAHLLPQRDHERLGNAHQKDYPRDCFEILKHSKGNSRDGLYIIQPKEEPIVVFCNMQDGGWTVIQHITANSTVDFDRTWQDYKYGFGSVDENHWLGNEYMHQLTGSSVQYILGVKLVNLNAEVKWGQYEPFLIEGEESQYRIRVGLYKGNATDALTLDTEAYLHDNQKFTTKDRDNDNYFMNCAKLELNGIPGGGWWYDACAGANLNRRNAIYWQRDCSKQQPCKFAWMMVKPIEHHQSYPTKACPCQKVEL